One Xiphophorus hellerii strain 12219 chromosome 24, Xiphophorus_hellerii-4.1, whole genome shotgun sequence DNA window includes the following coding sequences:
- the LOC116716312 gene encoding integral membrane protein GPR180-like: MARRNELLENVETVAVGGVVTQGVLLLWEQYSESESEHHSYHAQRSLAGLLLLALRVALSLLLASVLYQIVSTERSTLKRDFYLCFAKGCFLWFLCHPVLVLMSVVFNDHQREKVITIGVILCQSISMVILYQLFLSRSLYWEVSSLSSVSLPLTMSRTNHRGRL; this comes from the exons aTGGCGCGACGAAATGAATTGCTGGAGAACGTGGAAA CCGTTGCTGTCGGCGGCGTGGTCACACAG GGGGTCCTGCTGCTGTGGGAGCAGTACTCTGAGTCAGAGAGCGAACACCACAGTTATCACGCCCAACGAAGCCTAGCAGgtctcctcctcctggctctgagaGTGGCGCTGTCCCTCCTGCTGGCCTCCGTCCTCTACCAGATCGTCTCCACAGAGAGGAGCACCCTGAAGAGAGACTTCTACCTCTGCTTTGCTAAG GGCTGCTTCCTGTGGTTCCTTTGTCACCCCGTCCTCGTCCTCATGTCTGTGGTCTTCAACGACCACCAGAGGGAAAAG GTCATCACCATCGGCGTGATCCTCTGTCAGTCCATCTCCATGGTGATCCTCTACCAGCTCTTCCTGTCCCGCTCGCTCTACTGGGAGGTGTCCTCCCTCTCCTCCGTGTCTTTGCCGCTCACCATGTCCAGAACGAACCACAGGGGGCGCCTATGA